In Papaver somniferum cultivar HN1 unplaced genomic scaffold, ASM357369v1 unplaced-scaffold_135, whole genome shotgun sequence, one DNA window encodes the following:
- the LOC113334255 gene encoding histone H4-like yields the protein MSGRGKGGKGLGKGGAKRHRKVLRDNIQETRGVLKIFLENVIRDAVTYTEHARRKTVTAMDVVYALKGQGRTLYGFGG from the exons ATGTCAGGAAGAGGAAAAGGAGGGAAGGGATTAGGAAAGGGAGGAGCAAAGAGGCACAGGAAGGTATTGAGAGATAACATTCAAG AGACTCGTGGTGTTCTTAAGATCTTCTTAGAGAATGTCATTCGTGATGCTGTTACTTACACTGAGCATGCTAGAAGAAAGACTGttactgccatggatgttgtCTATGCTCTTAAGGGACAAGGAAGAACCCTCTATGGATTTGGGGGTTAG